One window from the genome of Bdellovibrio sp. NC01 encodes:
- a CDS encoding glycine-rich domain-containing protein, producing the protein MMSNNQSAAVCTTVQTYYNTAGSGTFTVPNTWTAANNSKNWILLIGAGGGGSTTDTNFGKYGGSGGGGGAMVKITNATLTANQVLSYTVGAGGAGASSKDTGIAGTAGGATSITIGGTTYIAGGGGGGGTSASSVGTVGVGGTPTPATSSGNVLVYSGGNGSIGVTASGSGGGGGGGGAAGPKGAGVSAVAPANGAKGGNGGNGGGGFGGVGATGSQALGTPPSTPAIASDISTSPTLGSGGGGGGGYEGKNGGTAGSYGGGGGGAGSLPGGSTAATAGSGAVGLVVICY; encoded by the coding sequence ATGATGAGCAATAATCAAAGCGCTGCCGTGTGCACAACGGTGCAGACTTATTATAACACCGCGGGCTCTGGCACATTTACAGTTCCGAATACGTGGACCGCCGCGAATAATTCTAAAAATTGGATTTTACTTATCGGCGCCGGTGGTGGGGGTTCAACAACTGACACCAATTTTGGTAAATACGGTGGCAGTGGCGGTGGTGGCGGCGCGATGGTGAAAATCACCAACGCGACATTAACTGCGAATCAAGTTCTTTCTTACACAGTCGGCGCTGGTGGCGCTGGAGCTTCTTCAAAAGATACAGGTATTGCGGGAACCGCAGGAGGAGCGACTTCCATTACTATTGGCGGCACAACTTACATCGCTGGTGGTGGTGGCGGCGGTGGCACTTCAGCAAGTAGTGTCGGCACGGTGGGTGTTGGTGGGACTCCTACTCCGGCAACTTCATCGGGCAATGTTCTTGTGTACTCTGGTGGTAACGGTTCAATCGGTGTCACGGCATCAGGCTCTGGTGGTGGCGGAGGCGGTGGTGGTGCTGCGGGACCTAAAGGCGCCGGAGTCTCTGCAGTCGCCCCTGCAAATGGCGCTAAAGGTGGCAATGGTGGTAACGGCGGCGGCGGATTCGGTGGCGTTGGAGCCACGGGTTCTCAAGCTTTGGGTACTCCTCCTTCAACTCCTGCGATAGCATCAGATATTTCCACGTCCCCTACTCTAGGATCTGGTGGCGGCGGTGGTGGTGGCTATGAAGGTAAAAATGGTGGTACTGCTGGCAGCTACGGAGGTGGCGGCGGCGGCGCGGGTTCTTTGCCTGGCGGAAGCACAGCCGCAACTGCGGGTTCAGGCGCAGTT